The Salvelinus namaycush isolate Seneca chromosome 1, SaNama_1.0, whole genome shotgun sequence genome has a window encoding:
- the LOC120051464 gene encoding tetraspanin-15-like encodes MYFQLLGLCVLCVGVYAEVERQNNRTLEGVFLAPAVVLILLGLVMFTVSLVGMVGSLRDNKTLLHMTSALFQSSIREGIKHYYDDLDFKNILDFVQQKFSCCGGDEYKDWGVNQYHFCNGTGPLACGVPYTCCVRHKVGEVVNTLCGYKTLSQQREVLDEVIHVRGCIHAVNLWMSDNVGATIGLCCALGLPQLMGIVLSCMFWNLLVEMNESMDMVDFKILKRAGFEYSELDLAGAGCCLCLPRDGGYLPLPALDPILSDPDLKPIPIRVQRPLPVQVHRPLAQSLQDLKLSGLRLDEVDIGRKQKRREY; translated from the exons atgtattttcag CTCCTGGGCCTGTGTGTGCTGTGCGTGGGGGTGTACGCGGAGGTGGAACGCCAGAATAACCGTACCCTGGAGGGGGTGTTCCTGGCCCCCGCTGTGGTGCTCATCCTGCTGGGCCTGGTGATGTTCACCGTCTCCCTGGTGGGCATGGTGGGCTCCCTCAGGGACAACAAGACCCTGCTACACATG acATCAGCCTTGTTCCAAAGTAGCATACGAGAGGGAATTAAACACTATTACGATGATCTGGACTTCAAAAACATCTTGGACTTTGTGCAACAGAAG TTCTCTTGTTGTGGTGGGGACGAGTACAAGGACTGGGGTGTCAATCAATACCATTTCTGCAATGGCACCGGGCCGCTGGCCTGTGGCGTTCCTTATACATGTTGTGTCCGCCACAAG GTGGGAGAGGTTGTCAACACTCTTTGTGGTTACAAGACTCTCAGCCAGCAG CGTGAGGTCCTAGATGAGGTGATTCATGTGCGAGGCTGTATCCATGCTGTCAACCTGTGGATGAGCGACAACGTGGGAGCAACTATTGGGCTCTGCTGTGCCTTAGGTCTGCCACAG cTTATGGGCATCGTGCTGAGCTGTATGTTCTGGAACCTGCTGGTGGAGATGAATGAGTCCATGGACATGGTGGACTTCAAGATCCTCAAGAGGGCTGGCTTTGAGTACAGCGAGCTGGACCTGGCTGGTGCTGGCTGCTGCCTGTGTCTGCCCAGAGACGGAGGCTACCTCCCCCTGCCAGCTTTAGACCCCATCTTGTCTGACCCTGACCTAAAGCCCATCCCCATCCGGGTCCAGCGGCCCCTGCCCGTCCAGGTCCATAGGCCCCTGGCCCAATCCCTCCAAGACCTCAAGCTATCTGGGCTTAGACTGGACGAGGTAGACATTGGGCGGAAGCAGAAAAGAAGGGAATATTAA